The following are encoded in a window of Carya illinoinensis cultivar Pawnee chromosome 15, C.illinoinensisPawnee_v1, whole genome shotgun sequence genomic DNA:
- the LOC122297265 gene encoding uncharacterized protein At3g17950-like — MLDPANNMLPSPSSPTISSVSSSDLDTESTGSFFHDRSTTLGTLMGVSFPAITFRAPSQHRDPQTSVSVSVSAVSRRTKKLRKNKNNAQPPQAMVERRRRWWQLCRDNEARPSSLGEFLEVERRFGDGAFFGAAAAELEGVVALQQQHQQRNGNGRLLFADGRVLPPAADGDDGASTAGSLCRFPVSLSGICSGGAG, encoded by the exons atgtTGGATCCAGCAAACAACATGCTGCCTTCCCCCTCATCTCCAACTATCTCCTCCGTTTCCTCCTCCGATCTTGACACCGAG TCTACAGGGTCCTTTTTTCATGATAGAAGCACAACTCTGGGGACTCTAATGGGCGTGAGCTTCCCTGCCATTACCTTCAGAGCCCCATCTCAGCACCGGGACCCCCAAACGTCCGTTTCGGTGTCCGTTTCCGCAGTGTCCCGGAGGACCAAGAAGCTCAGGAAGAACAAGAACAACGCTCAGCCACCTCAGGCGATGGTAGAGCGGCGGCGGAGGTGGTGGCAGCTTTGCAGGGACAACGAGGCAAGGCCATCCTCGCTAGGCGAGTTTCTGGAGGTGGAGCGGAGGTTCGGTGACGGTGCGTTCTTCGGTGCGGCCGCGGCAGAGCTCGAAGGCGTGGTGGCGCTGCAGCAACAGCATCAGCAGAGGAACGGGAACGGACGGCTGTTGTTCGCCGACGGAAGGGTTCTTCCGCCTGCCGCCGATGGTGATGATGGGGCATCGACGGCTGGGTCGCTCTGCAGATTCCCGGTTTCACTCAGTGGGATCTGTAGTGGCGGGGCtggataa